A genomic segment from Amphiprion ocellaris isolate individual 3 ecotype Okinawa chromosome 17, ASM2253959v1, whole genome shotgun sequence encodes:
- the mfhas1 gene encoding malignant fibrous histiocytoma-amplified sequence 1 homolog isoform X1: MRTVHENREEEEESGRGAMEDKESNLRTARLWRDAALRSRKLRSDLRQLTLCSKDDRIELPEDIDEIEALNLGNNSLQELPDGLGSSLNNLRILVLRRNRFSAVPRVVSELGRLVELDMSHNSLLSLSEAVGQLRGLKKLCISHNKIQNLPAQMGALQSLEELDISFNDLRDLPSSFSGLSRLRTLDADHNKLNQFPAEILALGELEELDCSGNKFEVLPSDIVKLSSIKILWLSSLHMSSLPDSFCQLTNLESLMLDGNSLTSLPAAFGHLRRLKMINLSSNELQNFPQVLLNITGLEELYLSRNKLTHIPKEIGQLVALVNLWLDNNSITYLPDSIVELEKLEELVLQGNQIAILPDHFGKLSKVNIWKVKDNPLIQPPYEVCMKGIPYIAVYQKELAHSQLAVKPRLKLVLMGIKNAGKTWLRRSMVSKQHDARGTQGNKGIEVTNWVADADRRLTFLVYDLSGKQNYDLIKPFFLSPGALYVIVVNLKTYSPKTFYAHVGYFLHLLCAKVPHAVVCLVGTHADLCGEVELEEKSLDIHRQIGLQEQRDVEDLRCLAQQVDRALEQGYSVRTSSPHVLFYGVSDRNLRRRKAQLQYMLNHRLQILSPVLSVSCTETQRNIQRLREKLMSVADHREIFPNLHRVLPKSWQMLEELHFKPKDLWLSWWDSARLGLQAGLTEDRLQSALSYLHESGKLLYFEDSLTLKEYVFHNLPRFIAILNVFFQRDESSLLDRLLSEGERGDKSRVSLVMEDEKGENLRVTHLQQHVEGFLQHGRLPSNVIRLLLRPLIQTQQDLHLIMELLEKMGVCYCLNKPRSKPRSKPLNGATVWYKFPSYVSSEEPRAEAASSGGSLPHFFSVEQLHIQYSFPFLFPPGLFSRFSVQINGHVVQRSDGRHQIFAYRGKVPVVISHRPSRGRPQAETLSIASHASLPNIWTAWQAVTPLVEELNMLLQEWPGLHYSVHILCSKCLKRGSTDPHAFPGELLSQPRPEGLTEIICPKSGSERVNVALVYPPTPTVLSPGLK; the protein is encoded by the exons ATGAGGACCGTCCATGAgaacagggaggaggaggaggagtccgGCCGCGGCGCCATGGAGGACAAGGAGAGCAATCTGCGGACGGCCCGGCTGTGGAGGGATGCCGCCCTGCGCTCCAGGAAGCTGCGCAGCGACCTGCGCCAGCTCACCCTGTGCTCCAAAGACGACCGGATCGAGCTGCCGGAGGACATAGACGAGATAGAGGCGCTGAACCTGGGCAACAACTCTCTGCAGGAGCTGCCGGACGGGCTGGGGTCCTCCCTCAACAACCTGCGCATCCTGGTCCTCCGCAGGAACCGGTTCAGCGCCGTGCCCCGGGTGGTGTCAGAGCTGGGGCGGCTGGTGGAGCTGGACATGAGCCACAACAGCCTGCTGAGCCTGTCGGAGGCGGTGGGTCAGCTGAGGGGGCTGAAGAAGCTGTGCATCAGCCACAACAAGATCCAGAACCTGCCGGCCCAGATGGGAGCGCTGCAATCCCTGGAGGAGCTGGACATCAGCTTCAACGACCTGCGGGACCTGCCCAGCTCCTTCTCCGGACTGTCCAGGCTGCGGACGCTGGACGCCGACCACAACAAGCTCAACCAGTTCCCAGCAGAGATCCTGGCCCTGGgcgagctggaggagctggactGTTCGGGGAACAAGTTTGAGGTGCTGCCGTCGGACATCGTGAAGCTGAGCTCCATCAAGATCCTGTGGCTCAGCAGCCTTCACATGTCCTCGCTGCCGGACTCCTTCTGCCAGCTGACCAACCTGGAGAGCCTGATGCTGGACGGAAACAGCCTCACCTCGCTGCCCGCCGCCTTCGGTCACCTGCGGAGGCTCAAGATGATCAATCTGTCCTCCAACGAGCTGCAGAACTTTCCTCAGGTCCTCCTGAACATCACGGGGTTGGAGGAACTGTACCTGAGCAGGAATAAACTGACGCACATTCCTAAAGAGATCGGCCAGCTGGTGGCGCTGGTGAACCTCTGGCTGGACAACAACAGCATCACCTACCTGCCGGATTCCATCGTGGagctggagaagctggaggagctggtCTTACAGGGTAACCAGATAGCCATTCTTCCAGATCATTTTGGGAAGCTGTCCAAGGTGAACATCTGGAAGGTGAAGGACAACCCTCTGATCCAGCCTCCGTATGAGGTGTGCATGAAGGGGATTCCTTACATCGCCGTCTATCAGAAGGAGCTCGCCCACTCGCAGCTCGCCGTGAAGCCGCGACTCAAACTGGTTCTGATGGGGATTAAGAACGCTGGGAAAACTTGGCTGAGGCGGAGCATGGTGAGCAAGCAGCATGACGCCAGAGGAACCCAGGGAAACAAAGGCATCGAAGTCACCAACTGGGTGGCGGACGCCGACCGCCGTCTCACATTTCTGGTGTACGATTTGTCAGGGAAGCAAAACTACGACCTCATCAAAcccttcttcctctctcccgGTGCTCTCTACGTCATCGTCGTCAACCTTAAAACGTATTCTCCCAAGACCTTTTACGCCCACGTCGGGTATTTCCTCCACCTGCTCTGCGCCAAAGTGCCCCACGCCGTGGTTTGTCTGGTGGGGACCCACGCCGACCTGTGTGGGGaggtggagctggaggagaagagCCTGGACATCCACCGGCAGATCGGACTGCAGGAGCAGAGGGACGTTGAGGACCTGAGGTGTCTGGCTCAGCAGGTGGACCGGGCTCTGGAGCAGGGCTACAGCGTCCGCACCTCCAGCCCTCACGTCCTCTTCTACGGCGTCTCCGACCGCAACCTAAGGCGCAGGAAAGCCCAGCTGCAGTACATGCTGAACCACCGACTGCAGATCCTGTCTCCCGTCCTGAGCGTCAGCTGCACGGAGACGCAGAGGAACATCCAGAGGCTGCGAGAGAAGCTCATGTCGGTGGCCGACCACCGTGAGATCTTCCCCAACCTCCACCGCGTGCTGCCCAAGTCCTGGCAGATGCTGGAGGAGCTGCACTTTAAGCCCAAAGACCTGTGGCTGTCCTGGTGGGACTCGGCACGTCTGGGCCTGCAGGCGGGGCTCACCGAGGACCGGCTGCAGAGCGCCTTGTCCTACCTGCACGAGAGCGGGAAGCTGCTGTACTTCGAGGACAGCCTCACGCTGAAGGAGTACGTGTTCCACAACCTGCCGCGCTTCATCGCCATTCTCAACGTCTTCTTCCAGCGGGACGAGTCCTCGCTGCTGGACCGGCTGCTCTCCGAGGGGGAGCGGGGAGACAAGAGCCGGGTGAGTCTGGTGATGGAGGACGAGAAGGGGGAGAACCTCAGGGTGACACACCTTCAGCAGCACGTGGAGGGCTTCCTGCAGCACGGCCGGCTGCCCTCCAACGTCATCCGGCTGCTGCTGCGGCCGCTCATCCAGACGCAGCAGGACCTGCACCTCATCATGGAGCTGCTAGAGAAGATGGGTGTCTGCTACTGCCTCAACAAGCCCCGCAGCAAGCCCCGCAGCAAGCCTCTGAACGGAGCCACCGTGTGGTACAAGTTCCCCAGCTACGTCAGCAGCGAGGAGCCCCGGGCCGAGGCGGCATCCAGCGGCGGCTCCCTGCCTCACTTCTTCTCCGTGGAGCAGCTTCACATCCAGTACAGCTTCCCCTTCCTGTTTCCCCCTGGACTGTTCTCACGCTTCAGCGTGCAGATCAACGGCCACGTGGTGCAGCGCTCCGACGGACGCCACCAGATCTTCGCCTATCGGGGAAAAGTCCCCGTGGTGATCAGCCACCGGCCGTCCAGAGGGAGGCCGCAAGCGGAGACGCTGTCCATCGCCAGCCACGCCTCGCTGCCCAACATCTGGACAGCATGGCAGGCTGTGACGCCGCTGGTGGAGGAGCTGAACATGCTGCTGCAGGAGTGGCCCGGCCTCCACTACTCCGTCCACATCCTCTGTTCCAAGTGCCTCAAGAGAGGGTCGACCGACCCCCACGCCTTCCCAG GTGAGCTGCTGAGTCAGCCCCGACCTGAAGGTCTGACTGAGATCATCTGTCCAAAGAGCGGTTCTGAGCGGGTCAACGTGGCGCTAGTctacccccccacccccaccgtGCTCAGCCCCGGCCTCAAGTGA
- the mfhas1 gene encoding malignant fibrous histiocytoma-amplified sequence 1 homolog isoform X2 — translation MRTVHENREEEEESGRGAMEDKESNLRTARLWRDAALRSRKLRSDLRQLTLCSKDDRIELPEDIDEIEALNLGNNSLQELPDGLGSSLNNLRILVLRRNRFSAVPRVVSELGRLVELDMSHNSLLSLSEAVGQLRGLKKLCISHNKIQNLPAQMGALQSLEELDISFNDLRDLPSSFSGLSRLRTLDADHNKLNQFPAEILALGELEELDCSGNKFEVLPSDIVKLSSIKILWLSSLHMSSLPDSFCQLTNLESLMLDGNSLTSLPAAFGHLRRLKMINLSSNELQNFPQVLLNITGLEELYLSRNKLTHIPKEIGQLVALVNLWLDNNSITYLPDSIVELEKLEELVLQGNQIAILPDHFGKLSKVNIWKVKDNPLIQPPYEVCMKGIPYIAVYQKELAHSQLAVKPRLKLVLMGIKNAGKTWLRRSMVSKQHDARGTQGNKGIEVTNWVADADRRLTFLVYDLSGKQNYDLIKPFFLSPGALYVIVVNLKTYSPKTFYAHVGYFLHLLCAKVPHAVVCLVGTHADLCGEVELEEKSLDIHRQIGLQEQRDVEDLRCLAQQVDRALEQGYSVRTSSPHVLFYGVSDRNLRRRKAQLQYMLNHRLQILSPVLSVSCTETQRNIQRLREKLMSVADHREIFPNLHRVLPKSWQMLEELHFKPKDLWLSWWDSARLGLQAGLTEDRLQSALSYLHESGKLLYFEDSLTLKEYVFHNLPRFIAILNVFFQRDESSLLDRLLSEGERGDKSRVSLVMEDEKGENLRVTHLQQHVEGFLQHGRLPSNVIRLLLRPLIQTQQDLHLIMELLEKMGVCYCLNKPRSKPRSKPLNGATVWYKFPSYVSSEEPRAEAASSGGSLPHFFSVEQLHIQYSFPFLFPPGLFSRFSVQINGHVVQRSDGRHQIFAYRGKVPVVISHRPSRGRPQAETLSIASHASLPNIWTAWQAVTPLVEELNMLLQEWPGLHYSVHILCSKCLKRGSTDPHAFPGC, via the exons ATGAGGACCGTCCATGAgaacagggaggaggaggaggagtccgGCCGCGGCGCCATGGAGGACAAGGAGAGCAATCTGCGGACGGCCCGGCTGTGGAGGGATGCCGCCCTGCGCTCCAGGAAGCTGCGCAGCGACCTGCGCCAGCTCACCCTGTGCTCCAAAGACGACCGGATCGAGCTGCCGGAGGACATAGACGAGATAGAGGCGCTGAACCTGGGCAACAACTCTCTGCAGGAGCTGCCGGACGGGCTGGGGTCCTCCCTCAACAACCTGCGCATCCTGGTCCTCCGCAGGAACCGGTTCAGCGCCGTGCCCCGGGTGGTGTCAGAGCTGGGGCGGCTGGTGGAGCTGGACATGAGCCACAACAGCCTGCTGAGCCTGTCGGAGGCGGTGGGTCAGCTGAGGGGGCTGAAGAAGCTGTGCATCAGCCACAACAAGATCCAGAACCTGCCGGCCCAGATGGGAGCGCTGCAATCCCTGGAGGAGCTGGACATCAGCTTCAACGACCTGCGGGACCTGCCCAGCTCCTTCTCCGGACTGTCCAGGCTGCGGACGCTGGACGCCGACCACAACAAGCTCAACCAGTTCCCAGCAGAGATCCTGGCCCTGGgcgagctggaggagctggactGTTCGGGGAACAAGTTTGAGGTGCTGCCGTCGGACATCGTGAAGCTGAGCTCCATCAAGATCCTGTGGCTCAGCAGCCTTCACATGTCCTCGCTGCCGGACTCCTTCTGCCAGCTGACCAACCTGGAGAGCCTGATGCTGGACGGAAACAGCCTCACCTCGCTGCCCGCCGCCTTCGGTCACCTGCGGAGGCTCAAGATGATCAATCTGTCCTCCAACGAGCTGCAGAACTTTCCTCAGGTCCTCCTGAACATCACGGGGTTGGAGGAACTGTACCTGAGCAGGAATAAACTGACGCACATTCCTAAAGAGATCGGCCAGCTGGTGGCGCTGGTGAACCTCTGGCTGGACAACAACAGCATCACCTACCTGCCGGATTCCATCGTGGagctggagaagctggaggagctggtCTTACAGGGTAACCAGATAGCCATTCTTCCAGATCATTTTGGGAAGCTGTCCAAGGTGAACATCTGGAAGGTGAAGGACAACCCTCTGATCCAGCCTCCGTATGAGGTGTGCATGAAGGGGATTCCTTACATCGCCGTCTATCAGAAGGAGCTCGCCCACTCGCAGCTCGCCGTGAAGCCGCGACTCAAACTGGTTCTGATGGGGATTAAGAACGCTGGGAAAACTTGGCTGAGGCGGAGCATGGTGAGCAAGCAGCATGACGCCAGAGGAACCCAGGGAAACAAAGGCATCGAAGTCACCAACTGGGTGGCGGACGCCGACCGCCGTCTCACATTTCTGGTGTACGATTTGTCAGGGAAGCAAAACTACGACCTCATCAAAcccttcttcctctctcccgGTGCTCTCTACGTCATCGTCGTCAACCTTAAAACGTATTCTCCCAAGACCTTTTACGCCCACGTCGGGTATTTCCTCCACCTGCTCTGCGCCAAAGTGCCCCACGCCGTGGTTTGTCTGGTGGGGACCCACGCCGACCTGTGTGGGGaggtggagctggaggagaagagCCTGGACATCCACCGGCAGATCGGACTGCAGGAGCAGAGGGACGTTGAGGACCTGAGGTGTCTGGCTCAGCAGGTGGACCGGGCTCTGGAGCAGGGCTACAGCGTCCGCACCTCCAGCCCTCACGTCCTCTTCTACGGCGTCTCCGACCGCAACCTAAGGCGCAGGAAAGCCCAGCTGCAGTACATGCTGAACCACCGACTGCAGATCCTGTCTCCCGTCCTGAGCGTCAGCTGCACGGAGACGCAGAGGAACATCCAGAGGCTGCGAGAGAAGCTCATGTCGGTGGCCGACCACCGTGAGATCTTCCCCAACCTCCACCGCGTGCTGCCCAAGTCCTGGCAGATGCTGGAGGAGCTGCACTTTAAGCCCAAAGACCTGTGGCTGTCCTGGTGGGACTCGGCACGTCTGGGCCTGCAGGCGGGGCTCACCGAGGACCGGCTGCAGAGCGCCTTGTCCTACCTGCACGAGAGCGGGAAGCTGCTGTACTTCGAGGACAGCCTCACGCTGAAGGAGTACGTGTTCCACAACCTGCCGCGCTTCATCGCCATTCTCAACGTCTTCTTCCAGCGGGACGAGTCCTCGCTGCTGGACCGGCTGCTCTCCGAGGGGGAGCGGGGAGACAAGAGCCGGGTGAGTCTGGTGATGGAGGACGAGAAGGGGGAGAACCTCAGGGTGACACACCTTCAGCAGCACGTGGAGGGCTTCCTGCAGCACGGCCGGCTGCCCTCCAACGTCATCCGGCTGCTGCTGCGGCCGCTCATCCAGACGCAGCAGGACCTGCACCTCATCATGGAGCTGCTAGAGAAGATGGGTGTCTGCTACTGCCTCAACAAGCCCCGCAGCAAGCCCCGCAGCAAGCCTCTGAACGGAGCCACCGTGTGGTACAAGTTCCCCAGCTACGTCAGCAGCGAGGAGCCCCGGGCCGAGGCGGCATCCAGCGGCGGCTCCCTGCCTCACTTCTTCTCCGTGGAGCAGCTTCACATCCAGTACAGCTTCCCCTTCCTGTTTCCCCCTGGACTGTTCTCACGCTTCAGCGTGCAGATCAACGGCCACGTGGTGCAGCGCTCCGACGGACGCCACCAGATCTTCGCCTATCGGGGAAAAGTCCCCGTGGTGATCAGCCACCGGCCGTCCAGAGGGAGGCCGCAAGCGGAGACGCTGTCCATCGCCAGCCACGCCTCGCTGCCCAACATCTGGACAGCATGGCAGGCTGTGACGCCGCTGGTGGAGGAGCTGAACATGCTGCTGCAGGAGTGGCCCGGCCTCCACTACTCCGTCCACATCCTCTGTTCCAAGTGCCTCAAGAGAGGGTCGACCGACCCCCACGCCTTCCCAG GTTGTTGA